The region ATATGcaaagcattaactctctccatacgaacggcgaaagagacgacgttaacagcgtttcaccccaattaccaccatcaaaatataacaagcggaaggctcttacactgaagaggtgaatgttgacaaagaataccacaattctgacgacggaagctaaaggttgggtcattcagacacccactggacatccgaggggtctgtgtagaggagaagagaggactggccgtactgagtgagttaacgggtgaaataaagaaaaaagagttaCAGATACCACAATACAAGCAGTctcaatttttttaaattttaattttaatttttttttttaagcgtacaTCAGTCAAAAATTATCTTGTGTTCTTCTTCAGATGGACAATTTTCAATTCATTCAGTGTTTGATGGGTGTGTACCAACGTCTGCTGTATGTTGTTCATGGGTACTGTGTCTTTAgcattcacattgtgtgtgtgtgtgtgtgtgtgtgtgtggttgtgtgtgtgtgtggttgtgtgtgtgagtgtgtgcgtgtggttgtgtgcgtgtgtgtgtctgtgtgtgtgtgtgagtgtgtgtgtgtggttgtgtgtgtgtgtgtgtgtgtgtggttgtgtgtgtgtgtggttgtgtgtgtgtgtgtgagtgtgtgcgtgtggttgtgtgtgtgtgtgtgtgtgtgtgtgtgtgtgtgtgtgcgtgtgtgtatgtgtgtgtgagtgtgtgtgcgtgtggttgtgtgtgtgtgtgcgtgcgtgcgtgcgtgcgtgcgtgcgtgtgtgtgtgtgtgtgtgtgtgtgtgtgtgtgtgtgaatgcatttgttCAGGACTCACAAAGAAAACATAGGGTAACACTTTCGTctaatatgtttttttgtttttttttcaaaaaagggggtgagagggggcggagggggccggggagggggggggcgaggagggaggtTTACGGCTGGGGCTCGGTACAGAAAGCGTGGTGGCATTTGGACAGTGGATCCACCCTGTAGACAAAGAAGCTGCCACAGTTGCGCACGGTGATGTGGGTATACCACATGCAGCAGGCCCCGGAAAGTGCACATGCTCGAGCTTGAATCTCTTCCCCAGAGTCTGGCATGGACTGACCTTGCAGATCCACCCATATTGGGCCTGCAGTCTGGCAGTGGTAtgactgcaaaaaaaacaaaataaacacacacacacacacacacacacacacacacacacacacacacacacacacacacaaaagcacttgGAATGGTGTGGGGTTTGACAAGCAATGGTGACTGtgcttgaaaacaaaataaaaaagtagAAGGAATCATAAAtcggatgtgttttttttttctttcacattttatgttttctttattatgtgctttaaaaaaatatttttgatcctatatatgtatttaagtacttatgttaaatgtatgtgtgtaatcAAAATTGGAAATTTTAAAataaggttttaaaaaaaatggaatCACCAAAAGATGGCAGTTCAcgattaattttgttgttgaataCCAGTGTTGtttgtattataaaaaaaaaaaaaaagaaaacagaaaaaagtcccCTCAGTGCCCCCTAAATAAACATTATTGATACttaatatctctgtgtgtgtgtgtgcgcgcgcgcgcgcgtgtgtgtgtgtgtgtgtgtgtgtgtgtgtgtgtacgcacgcacgcatttttTTTCGAAACCTTCATAGCTAAAGGATAAATATCATTGGCATTgcttgtgcatgagagagagagagagagagagagagagagagagagagagagagagagagagagagagagagagagagaggggataaagagagtgtgtgtgagagagagagagagtattggagCGTGTCTATgtaagcgccacccttttttttatttttttttcctgcatgcagttttttttttatttttttttcctatcgatgtggatttttctacagatttttgccagggacaacccttttgttgccccgaaggttcttttacgtgcgctaagtgcatgctgcacacgtgacctcggtttatcgtctcatccgagtgactagtagaggggaggggttggggggcgggcggaggggggctcgggggggggggggcgggggggaatacCGACgactgatccgtgattcgaaccagagcgctcagattctctcgtttcctcgTTACCTCTTGGCCCATTACTCTACTTCTTCTGTACTTTCAACTGCCATAAAAAAAgcctcccaccccacctacaTTTCACACCTGCCCACCACccgaatacccccacccccccccccacacacctcgtCCCCaatcttccccttttttttttttttgtagtcgaAACAACGAACGTATTTCTCACTCCTTACCCGTATGCATCTCGTAGGGATGATAGCGTTTTGTCCGTTCAGGAAGAAGCGGTACCAGCCTTCCACCAGGTTGTTGTCACAGCGGTAGTCATAATCGCTCCGCTCCATGACGTTGGAGGTGGACCGCCAGGAGTTGTTCAGCATTCTGTACTCGCCGCTTCTGCATGGGCCTGTGTTATCACAAAGAAAGTAAGAACTGAAGAAAGGGAAGATGGAGGAGGTAGgggttatggggggtggggggtggggggtggggactgagtggggtacaggacagtgcagtacagctGACAGAAGGAAGGGTCAGTAAAGAACTGAAAGGAGTGCAACGGAAAGCTGGATTGTACGACAGtgtgcccccgaaaacggagtatggctgcctacattgtgggggggttttaaaaacggtcattcacgtaaaagcccactcgtgtacatacgagtgaaggtgggagttgcaacccacgaacgaagaagaagaagaagaagaagaagtagaagaagaagtacaacagTGTGAAGACActgagaacaaaaacaacaaacccttaACAACAACGATACAAAGAAAGCTTTTACAGAAACAAAGTCAAGTCAGCACAATCTCGGACAAAGACGGCAACAATGTCACacagggggggtgtagggggggggagggacgccACAAAATGGTGAACTGAGTACTACTGTGGACTCTACAGCGAGCAGAGCAACGAAGACCCAAGCCGCCTAACATTGTAAGTttcatcaaataataataataatggtatttatacagtgctgaatcttgtgcagagacaaatcaaagcgctttcgcgccagtcattcacacgcatgcataactctaaaactgtagaaactaaagacaaggaagaggcaggcaagggaggctattttgggaagaggtgggttttaaggccagacttgaaagagctgagagtggagacttgacgaagcgaaagaggaagttcattccaaccgcaaggtccagagacagagaaagaacggcggccaacagtcgagtgtttgaatctgggtatgcgtaaacagagtggatccgaagccgatcgcagtgagcgagatggagtgtagaggtgaaggcagccacagagataggaaggggcagttttgtgcatacatttataacatagagtgctgatcttgtactttattcggtgtgagacagggagccagtggagatgttgcaaacgAGGATAACTTTCCAAAACTTCATACGGGGGCTGTAGCAGCAGTGTGAAGTGGCAGAAATGTGTGAAGTCTACAGGAATTAAcaacctcacacaaacacacacacacacacacacacaccctcccgcaccccctctgCAAACTCTTCAAACATACTGGAGTGGTAGCAACTGATATTCTAACCGTCATCCGGATCAAAAGCTGACACACGTGCGAATGGCTCATGCTATGGTTCCAAtcacttcttcttcgtgggctgcaactcccaccttcacacgcatgtacacgggtgggcttttacgtgtatgactgtttttaccccgccgcgcGCGCGCTAGTACGCTCAAAGCTAACCTACGCACAAGAGGCATAGTTTTCTGCACCAAAATacatgttaactctttccatacgaacggcgaaagagacgacgttaacagcgtttcacgccaattaccatcatcaaaatagtgcaagcggaaggctcttatactgaagacgtgaatgttgacaagaataccacaattctgacgacggaagctaaaggttgggtcattcagacacccactggacatccgaggggtctctgtagaggagaagagaggactggccgtactgagtgagttaaagaaattaCAAAGTGTGGATAGTAAAGCATATAAGCTTGCTATTGGTGTTTCAGTTCATGCTTCAACTTTAAAAAACATACATAGAAATTAAAGTATTACCCTTTGAAGAAGAGATTAAACTTGTATCAGCAAAATATATCTTGAGAAGTACAACATTTCAAAAATTAAATATTGccgagatcagtttaaaatcaaaccttcatttGCCTAAAAAAGAGCacagtctattcactccctcacgACTATAGGTACTTATACCTCTGGCATATTTAAAACGTCAGGAGTGAACCCAAACCCAACTGCCCCTCGGTTATCATACACcacaatacctaaatgggagatgaacaatgcaacatttgacattaattatccggatttaaagaaagctgaaggccctgctctccgtgcttttgttaaatctcacattcaagaaaattacCCCAATCACCTTAAagtatatacagatggttcagtacttgataacaatcaggcaggggcagcatttataattccgtcattaaaagtagagaagtactttcatatcggtaaagatttttcaatgttcacagcagaacttatggctatattaaTGGAAATAAATCACTTGctagatcttcccattaccatatttcaagtgttattttgtgtcgattc is a window of Babylonia areolata isolate BAREFJ2019XMU chromosome 34, ASM4173473v1, whole genome shotgun sequence DNA encoding:
- the LOC143277462 gene encoding oncoprotein-induced transcript 3 protein-like isoform X1 is translated as MMKLLCLAVILLAPFLCIEGQSSEGDGLEARLTQLERTVMRQGNDIAGIEATLQEMGANQQGSQEPDDNLLIDIADIEATLQELGAIQQGSQEPEDNLLTGPCRSGEYRMLNNSWRSTSNVMERSDYDYRCDNNLVEGWYRFFLNGQNAIIPTRCIRSYHCQTAGPIWVDLQGQSMPDSGEEIQARACALSGACCMWYTHITVRNCGSFFVYRVDPLSKCHHAFCTEPQP
- the LOC143277462 gene encoding oncoprotein-induced transcript 3 protein-like isoform X2 — translated: MMKLLCLAVILLAPFLCIEGQSSEGDGLEARLTQLERTVMRQGNDIADIEATLQELGAIQQGSQEPEDNLLTGPCRSGEYRMLNNSWRSTSNVMERSDYDYRCDNNLVEGWYRFFLNGQNAIIPTRCIRSYHCQTAGPIWVDLQGQSMPDSGEEIQARACALSGACCMWYTHITVRNCGSFFVYRVDPLSKCHHAFCTEPQP